DNA from Terriglobus tenax:
AGATCGCGCGCCAGCTTCAGCGCAGCGGGGTTCTGTCCTTCGCCCATGGGAGCGATGTAGGCATCCATCTTCTTCACCGCAATAGCATTGCCCGCGGCAGCTTCAGCCTCCTGCTGTGCCTGCAGCGTCAGCACCAGGCGGTCCTGCCCGATGGCAAAGCCGATGCCCGGAGCCTTCGGCCCGCCGATGATCTCGCTCAGACCGTCGTAACGTCCGCCGCCCAGCAAGGCGTTCTGCGTGCCCAGGCCGGTCTCGGTCACAAACTCGAAGGTAGTGCGGGTGTAGTAATCCAGCCCGCGCACCAGCCGCGGATTCACCGTGTACGGCACACCGCACGCATCCAGCGCGGCCAGCACCTGCGCAAAGTGTGACTTCGAGCTCTCGTCCAGGTAGTCGGCAATCTTGGGCAGACCATTGATCAGCTCCTGATCGCCCTCGTCCTTCGAATCCAGAACGCGCAGTGGATTGGTCTCCGCGCGGCGCTGATTGTCCGGGCTCATCTGGTCCTTGATGGGAGCCAGCGCCTCACGCAGCGCCTGCAGATAGCGCGGACGATCGGTCGAGCTGCCCACCGAGTTGATGTTCAACTTCCAGTCCTTCACACCAAGCTCGTCGAGGAAGGTCGCCAGCATCTCCAAAATCTCGGCATCGCGCAGCGGCGACTCTGAACCTGACGATGCAGGACCGATGACCTCCGCACCGATCTGGAAGAACTGACGGTAGCGCCCCTTCTGCGGACGCTCGCGACGGAACTGCGGCCCAATGTAATAGAGCTTCTGCAGGTTCCCCGTCTCACCCAGCTTGTGCTCGATGTACGCGCGGACCACGCCGGCGGTGTTTTCCGGACGCAGCGTCAGCGACTGCGACTTCTCGCTGGCAGCGCGAGCACGATCCTCCCACGTAAACATCTCCTTCGAGACGATATCCGTCTCCTCGCCCACGCCGCGGGCGAAGAGCTCGGTCGACTCAAACACCGGCGTGCGGATCTCACCAAAGCCATAGCGAGCGAAGACAGAACGGGCAACCGTGTCGATGTGGTTCCAGAGCGCGGTATCGGGCGGCAGCAGGTCGCGCGTGCCGCGGGGAGCTTTAAGCGTAGCCATCAGGTTAAGTTTATCCCGGAGGCCCTCCTTCCCTGCACCGGCAAAACCTGCTTCAGCAAGCGTTAAGGTCACTTTTCTAGGGTGATTTGCAGCACCACTGTGCTTTCTGGAGCTGCCTGCAGCATGGTTCTACTCCCCCTCGCCCGTAATCTTCCGCTGTTTCTTCTCGCGCTGTTTCTGCTTCCAGCAGGCGCGTGGGCGCAGGCGCCGTCGTCCGTAAATGGCGATGTGCTGGACACCACCGGGGCGCTGATTCCCAATGCTCATGTCACCCTGCAGGCACGCAGCGGCAAACCGGTGGAGGTCAGCTCCGACGCCGCCGGCCAGTTCCACCTCTCGAACCTGAAGCCGGGGACCTACACCCTCAGCATCGCGGCGGACGGCTTCCGCACCGCCGACAAAACCATCACCGTACCTGCACGCGCTCCGCTGCACATCACGCTGAATGTGATGGGCAATGTGTCCGACGTAAACGTGAGCGCGGAAGAGCAGCAATTGCAGGTCAATACCGACACCAGCAACAACCAGAGCGCCACGGATGTGGATCGCGACGCGCTCGACCGTCTCCCGGTCTTCGATGGCGACTACATCGCCACGCTCTCACGCTTTCTCAGCAGTGATGCCACCGGAACCGCCGGCGTCACGCTGGTGGTCAACGGAGCCGAGGCCAACGGGCCCGGAGTCTCCGCCTCCGGCGTTGCCAGCGTGAAGATCAACCAGAACCCTTACACCGCGCTCTATGCCTCGCCTGGCCGCGCCCGCATTGAGATCACCACCAAGGGCGGCACACCGCAGTTCCACGGCTCCGTGAATGCGCTTGGACGCAACTCCATCTTCGATGCGCGCAATCCCTTTGCCCGCATCAAACCGCCGGAGAGCCGCCTGTACCTTGAAGGCGCTCTGACCGGCCCGCTCGCCATCGGCAAAAAGACGACCTTCCTGGTCACCGGTAACCATGACAACAACCGGCAGCAGGCCATTGTGCTGGCCGCAACGCCGTCGGGCGATGTGCAGAGCAACGTCGCCAACCCCACCACGCACGACTTCTACTCCGCCCGCGTCTTCCGTACCCTGCGCGAAGCCGACCAGCTCTGGATCGGCTACTCCTACGAGCGGCGCGTGGTGCAGAACGCCGGCATTGGTGGCACGGTACTGCCCGAGGCCGGCACCAACACCCGCGTGGCCGAGCATGAAGTAAACATCGGCTATACACGTGTCCTCTCTCCTCACCTGATCAACCAGTTCCGCTTTCTGGTCGGCAAGAATGAGAACCGCATCGACAGCCTTACACCACAGCCGGGCATCATCGTCTCCGGCGCCTTCACCGGGGGCGGAGCGCAGGCCGATTTCAAGCGCACAGAAAATCACGCTGACGGCGCGGATATCGTGACCTACACACGCGGCAAGCAGGAGATCAAGTTCGGCATCGACATGCCTGACACCAGCCGCCGTGCCTTCATTGACAGAACCAATGCGCTGGGCACCTATACCTTCTCCAGCCTTGCCAACTACACCGCCGGAACGCCTGCGCTTTACGTCACGCAGCGCGGGCAGCCGAGGGTTACCTTCTGGGAGACGATCTTTGGCGGCATCTTCGAAGATACGATCCGCCTGCGCCCCAACCTTTCCGTCGCCGCCGGCTTCCGCTATTACTTCCAGAACTACTTCCACAACGTGCCCTTCAACATTGCTCCACGCCTGAGCTTTGCCTATGCGCCCTCCGCGAAAGGCCGCACGGTAATTCGCGGCGGAGCCGGCTTCTTCTATGACCGCACCGGCCCGGCGCCTATCTCGGACCTGAAGCACTTCGACGGCAGCACGCTGCGCAGGTATATCATCTCTCAGCCTGCGTATCCCTTCCCCTCAAATGGCACCACGGCGCTCCCCACCAGCGTGGTGCAGCTTGATCCACGCATACGCATGCCTTCCACGCTGCAGTTCAGCCTCGGTGTGGAAGAGCAGGTCACCCACAGCAGCACGCTCAGCATTACCTACCTGGGCTCACGCGGGATGAACCTGTTCCGTTCTATCGATGCCAACGCTCCTTTGCCCGGCACTACAGTGCGGCCCAATCCGTCTCTTGGCCAGGTGCGCCTCATCCAGCCGGAGGGCTACGCCAAGGGCAACTCACTCGAAATCAGCTTCCGCGGACGCCCCACCAGCTACTTTTCCGGGCAGGTGCAGTACATCCTGAGCAAGAGCTACAACAACACGCAGGGCATCACCTACTTCCCCGGCAGCAGCAACTCTCCGCTCAACGACTGGTCGCGCTCCGACAATGACCGCCGCCACAAGTTCGACCTGCTGGGCACCTTCCACGCAAAGGACTACTTCACCCTGGGCACAGCGCTATCGCTTTACTCCGGGCTTCCGGTCAACATTCTGACCGGAAGCGACAACAACGGAGACGGCGTCACCAACGACCGCCCCGCCGGCGTGCATCGCAATGCCCTGCACGGCCCCGGCTACGCGGGCCTGGACTTCAACCTGGCGCACGACTTCCGTCTGACAAAGGAGAAGAAGTCCGGCCAGACGCTGACCGTCTCCGTGAACTCCTTCAACATGGTGAACCGCACCAACCCGACAACCTACGTCGGCGTCATCACCTCGCCCTTTTTCGGCAGGGCAGTCGCAGCGCAGCCTCCGCGCCGGATGCAGTTCAACCTGGAGTGGAAGTTCTAGGAGGGCTGGCAATGTATCAGGCATGTTTTTCGTCAGGACACGGCTTCAGCCGTGCCGAAAAGCCTTCATATCCGTGCAGCTTTAGCCGCTGAGGACGCCTCGTCCTCCAAACAGGTACCCTTGAGGGGATGCTTCCCACGCTCTCTCTTCAAGGCAAAGTAGCCCTCATCACCGGAGGCTCGCGCGGTATTGGAGCGGCCACCGTCCGCCTCTTTCGCCAGGCCGGTGCACAGGTAGTGTTCAACTACCGCTCCGCCGCAATGCAGGCCATGCAGTTGACCGAAGAGTGCGGCCCGGAAGAGACCTGCCCTGTCCAGCAGGACCTCTCCACCGTGGAGGACGGCCGCGCACTGGTCGCAGCCGCCGTCAAAGCCTTTGGCCGGCTCGACATCCTGGTCGCCAATCACGGCATCTGGCCACCTGTGGACCAGCCCATCGGCAGCATGGAAGACAGTCAATGGCGCACCACCCTCGGCGTGAACCTGGACTCGGTCTTCGGTCTCGTCTCCGCCTCTACGGCGCAGATGCAGCAGCAGGCGCTGGACGCTCACGGCACGCGCGGCCATATCGTTCTGGTAGCCAGCACTGCCGCCCAGCGGGGTGAGGCGTTCCATGCCGACTACGCCGCCAGCAAGGGAGCCCTGCTCTCGCTCACCAAGAGCCTCTCCACCGAGCTTGCGCCGCAGGGCATCCTGGCCAACTGCGTCGCTCCCGGCTGGGTGCAGACCGAGATGAGCGCTGAAGCCCTCAATGGCCCATCGGCGTCCAAGTATCTGGCGACCATTCCCCTGGGCCGTGCTGCCTACCCCCAGGAGATCGCCGGTCCGATCCTGTTTCTGTGCACACCGCTGGCCGGCTTCATCTCCGGCGAGATCTTCAATGTCAACGGCGGCGCGGTTCTGGTCGGCTAAGCTGTTTCCGGGAGTTCTGATGCGTCTGAAGACCTTGTTCGCTACTGCTCTGCTCGCTGCCTGTGCTGCTGTTGCACCGGCCCAGGCCGTTTCCCAGACCTCCGCCCCTACTGACGCCGCTGGCGAACAGAAGGCCCGCGACCTGCTGAGCCAGATGGTCATCGCCATGGGCGGCGACGGCTGGCTGAATCGTCACGACTGGGTCTTTGAAGGCCAGTTCGGCAGCTTTTATCGCGGCCAGCCCACCGGCTCAGTCGTCGTCTTCTGGGACTTCCACCGCCAGTTGGGCGGCCCTGACACCGAAGAGGAGCGCATCGAGTACACCAAGAAGCGCGATATCGTGCAGATGTTCACCGCCAAATCCGCCGACGAGATCACCTTCCGCGGCAAGGTTCCCCTGCCGGACGACGTTTCACAGGACTATTTCCGCCGCCGCACACACACCATTGAGACCGTACTGCATGACTGGCTGCCGCAGAAGGGCACCATGGTCGTCTTTGAGGGCACCACGATGGTACAGCGCCGCGTCGCGGACAAGGTCACCGTCATCTCTCCCACCAACGACGCCGTAACCATCGAACTGGACGCCAACAGCCACCTGCCGCTGGCCCGCACCTACCAGTACCGCAACGAGAAGTACAGGGACTTTGACGTGGACCGCGAGGAGTACGACGGCTACCACCCGGTGCAGGGCATCCAGACCGCCTACACCATCACCCGCTTCAAGAATGGCGATATGGTGAGCCAGAAGTTTTACACCGACGTGAAGTACAACCAGAATCTTTCGCCGGAGCTGTTCGACATTCAGGCCACCATCGCCGCCAGGCAGAAGGTCGGCAAGAAGAAGTAGCCGTTTTCCCGGCCAGCAAAGGAAATTCGATAGAATCGGGGATGTTATGGAGACTGTAGCTACCCCGGAAACGCCGGCTGTCGCCGCGCCCAAGCGGACCATGGACATCAACGAAGTGATGTCCTACCTGCCGCACCGCTATCCCTTTCTGCTGATCGACCGCGTGCTCGATCTGGAACCGCAGAAGCGCATCGTGTGCCTGAAGAACGTCACCATCAATGAGCAGTTCTTCAATGGCCACTTCCCCGGCCAGCCCATGATGCCCGGCGTGCTGATGGTGGAAGCCATGGCGCAGGCCGGCTGCATCCTGATGATGAGCGAGTTCGAAGACCGCAGCGACAAGCTGATGGTCTTCACCGGCATCGACGGCGCCAAGTTCCGCCGCCCGGTCACCCCCGGTGACCAGCTCCGCATTGAGGCCACCGTGCTACAGCTGCGCAGCCGAGCCGTCAAAATGACCGGCACCGTGCATGTAGACGGCAAGCTGGTCTGCGAAGCCACCATCACCTCGCAGATGGTGACGCGCACTCCGCAGAAGAAGCAAGAGGAACCGGCGTGAGCATTCACCCCACGGCGATCATTGCCGAAGGAGCGGTTATCCCCGCAAGCTGCACAGTAGGCCCTTACAGCACCATCGGGCCGAACGTGGTTCTGGGAGAGAACAATACCCTGGTCTCGCACGTTGTGCTGGACGGCCACACCACGCTTGGCAACGGCAACCGCATTTCTCCCTTCGCCTGCATCGGCATTCCTCCACAGGACCTGAAGTACAAGGGCGAGCCGACCCGCGTCGTCATCGGAGACAACAACGACATCCGCGAAAGCGCGAACATCTCGCGCGGCACCGTTGGCGGCGGTGGGCTCACGCAGCTCGGCTCCGGCAACCTGCTGATGTGCTTCACGCACATCGGGCATGACTCCCTGGTGGGCGATCAATGCATCTTCGCCAACAACGCTACGCTTGCGGGCCACGTCGTCGTTGGAGACTTCGCCGTCGTTGGCGCCTTCAGCGCGGTGCATCAGTTCTGCTCGGTGGGGAAATACGCCTACATCGGCGGCGGCACCATGGCCACGCAGGATGTGATGCCTTACTCACTGACCAGCGCCACGAGAGAGAACCACGCCTACTCCATTAACAAGGTAGGCCTGGAACGCCGCGGCTTTACACCAGAAGAGATCAAACAGCTGCGCGCTGCCTACCGCCTCATCAATGGATCGAAGCTGAACATGAGCGACGCCCTCGCCGCCATCCAGGAGAAAGTAACCGCTGGCGAGTTCGGCGAAAAAGTCGCCTACCTGGCCGATTTTATCGCCCAGAGCAAACGCGGAGTCATCAAGTGAGCGAAGGCAAACTCGGCCTGATTGCGGGGAACGGAAGGTTCCCCTTTCTCTTGCTCGAAGCCGCCCGCGCGCATGGCCTTACCGTCGTCGTCGCCGCCATCAAGGAAGAAACCGAGCCGGAGATCGACGACATCGCCGCTCGCGATCCCCAGGTGCGCGTGCACTGGCTCTCACTGGGAGAGCTCTCCAAGCTCATCGATACCTTCCACAAAGAAGGCGTCTCCCGCGCTGTGATGGCCGGCCAGGTGAAGCACAAGCAGATCTTTTCCTCCATCCGCCCGGACTGGCGGCTGGCCAAGCTGCTGCTGAACCTGCGCACCCGCAATACTGATATGCTACTGGGCGCCGTCGCCAAGGTGCTGAGCGACGAGGGCATCGAACTCATCTCGTCCACGCAATACCTCGAACCGCTGCTCGCCAAGTCCGGCGTTCTGACCGCACGCGCGCCCGACGAACAGGAGCTCGCCGACATCGAATACGGCCGCAAGGTCGCGCTCGGTATTGCTGGCTTCGACCTTGGCCAAACCGTCGTCATCGCCGCGCAGGCCTGCGTCGCCGTCGAGGCCATGGAAGGCACGGACGCCACCATTGCCCGCGCCGGCGAAATTTTTCAATCGCTCGAAGATGAGTCTTCCACGCTGGCCCGCCGTCTAACAGTCATCAAGGTAGCCAAGCCCCGGCAGGACATGCGCTTCGACGTGCCCGTTATCGGCCTGAAGACCCTTCAGACCATGATTGCGGCAGGAGCGACCTGTCTCTCCATCGAGGCCGGGCGCACCCTGGTTTTTGACCAGGCCGCAATCGTTGCAGCGGCCGACGCCGCAGGCATCACCATTGCGGTGACCCCCGCCTGATGGGTTCAGGCTTACACTGAGGACGCTTCAAACTTAAGGAGAATGCAGCATGCGTAAAGGTTGGTTTGCCGCAGTCGTTGTCGCTGGTCTTATTGCTACCGGATCGCTGGCGATCCGGGCACGTGCCGCCGAGGGCTTCCTGCCCGTCGGTTCCAAGGCGCCAGAGTTCTCAGCCATCTCGCAGGAAGATAAGGCCGTCCACCTGAGCGATTACAAGGGCAAGTGGGTCGTCCTCTACTTCTACCCCAAGGACCAGACCACCGGCTGCACCCTTGAAGCCCACAACTTCCAGCGCGACATGAAGAAGTACGAGGCCGCCAAGGCTGTCGTACTCGGCGTGAGCCTGGACACCGTCGAGAGCCACAAGACCTGGTGCAGCAAGGACACCTTCTCCTTCAAACTGCTGGCCGACCCCGAGCACAAGGTCATCGACGCCTACAACGTGCCCATCGCCGAGCGCGGCACAATGAAGTTCGCCGCCCGCACCACCTACCTGATCGACCCCAAGGGCAACGTCGCCAAGGTTTGGGAGGTCAAGGACATTCCCAACCACTCGGACGAGATCCTGGCCACAATCGCATCGCACAAGTAAAACTTCCTCTTTCTGAAAAAGAAGGCCCGCTCCGGCGGGCCTTCTTCATTGGCAACGAACGGTTGAGCAGACGCAAAAAAGCCCGGGCCTCTTTCGAGGTTCCGGGCTTTTTTGCTTGCCTTAGGTTACTTGGTTACTTGGTGGCCTTCTTGGCGGCCTTCTTAACAGCCTTCTTGACGGCCTTCTTCGCTACGGCCTTCTTCGCCGGAGCCTTCTTCGCCGCGACCTTCTTGACTACGGCCTTCTTCACAACGGCCTTCTTTACGGCCTTCTTTACAGCCTTCTTTGCAGCTTTCTTCGTTGCCAAGGTAATACCTCTCTTCGATGGTTTTTGAGTGCTCTTTTTTGCGGCGGCCTTTTTGGGGATCGCCTTTCCGCCGCGTAGAGCACTCGACTTCTTCGCGGCAGATTTCGTGGAAACCTTTTTAGGCGCGGTCTTCTTCACGGCCTTCTTCGCCACAGATTTCTTGGCGGTCTTCTTCGCTACAGCCTTTTTCGCTGCTTTCTTCGGAGCCGCCTTCTTGGCAGCAACCTTCTTCGCCACGACCTTCTTGGCGGCAGCCTTCGTTACGACGGCTTTCTTGACAGCTTTCTTCGTAACGGCCTTCTTCTTCGCGGGAGCCTTCTTCACAGGAGCAACAGGCTCCGGCAGGGCTTCTGCCGCAAACGGCAGCACAGCTTCTGTCTCGGCGGGCTCATACGGATGGGCGGGATCGGCAAGCGAAGTGGAGAGAACAACCTCCTCCGCGTGCGGCGATTCATGCAACAGGTGATCCGCATCGTCATCATCGGAGGTCATGACAACCTCCTCTTCTTCATCGTCAAGATCGTCGTCGATATCGCTATCGATCTCGTCGTCGTAGTTGTCTTCTACAGCGGCTGCATGAAGTCTGATGATCTCGTCGTCGTAAGCCATGTGTCTCCTCCACCTGCATTGCTGTTAGATGCAGCAACTATGGCGGAACGAATTCTAGCTAAAGAATGCAACGATGAGGAAGCGTTGGCAAGAAGAACTTGCAAAGGAGGAACTCTTTTTGCTTACCGGTGTTTCTTTGCAGGCACACTTGTCTTCGGCTTTGCAGCCGGTGCGGTCTTCGATAACGGCTTCGCCGTGCTCTTCGAACTGCTCTTTGCAGAGCCTGCCGCTGCGCTCTGAGAGGACTTCTTCCGCGCTCCGCGGCCCTGCGGAGCAAGCCTTACAGGCTCGCTCACAACCAGCGATTTACCAACGCTCACCTGGTTGGAATGCAGTGAATTCCAGCGTCGCAACTGCTCGACCGACACACCAAAGCGGTCCGCAACGGTGATCAACGTATCGCCCTTGCGGATGCTGTAGCGCTGCACATGCACCGCGCCGGAGGAGGTGCTGCTGACCAGCGGCACCGGAATCACCAGCGCATCGCCAAGCTCCAGGGCGCTGCCATCGGGAATGTCGTTCACGCTGGCAATCTCTGAAGCATGCACGTGGAAGCTCTCCGCAATCGAGCTCAAACTTTCGCCGCCGCGCACCTCGTGGAAGCGCCAGCTCACACGCTTGTCCTCGGGAATCGCGCTGATGCGCTTCTGAAACTGGTCCTTCGTACCCGCTGGAATATGCAGATCAAAGCTCATGTCGCGCGGCGTGACCAGCCGCAGCATGCTGGGGTTCAGGCTCACCAGCGTTGTGACGGACG
Protein-coding regions in this window:
- the hisS gene encoding histidine--tRNA ligase, which produces MATLKAPRGTRDLLPPDTALWNHIDTVARSVFARYGFGEIRTPVFESTELFARGVGEETDIVSKEMFTWEDRARAASEKSQSLTLRPENTAGVVRAYIEHKLGETGNLQKLYYIGPQFRRERPQKGRYRQFFQIGAEVIGPASSGSESPLRDAEILEMLATFLDELGVKDWKLNINSVGSSTDRPRYLQALREALAPIKDQMSPDNQRRAETNPLRVLDSKDEGDQELINGLPKIADYLDESSKSHFAQVLAALDACGVPYTVNPRLVRGLDYYTRTTFEFVTETGLGTQNALLGGGRYDGLSEIIGGPKAPGIGFAIGQDRLVLTLQAQQEAEAAAGNAIAVKKMDAYIAPMGEGQNPAALKLARDLRRAGLQVEVGDGSFRLKKSFEVADRVARRIVILGEDEVASSTATVKTFATGEQVKVAFAEIAGTLRS
- a CDS encoding TonB-dependent receptor yields the protein MVLLPLARNLPLFLLALFLLPAGAWAQAPSSVNGDVLDTTGALIPNAHVTLQARSGKPVEVSSDAAGQFHLSNLKPGTYTLSIAADGFRTADKTITVPARAPLHITLNVMGNVSDVNVSAEEQQLQVNTDTSNNQSATDVDRDALDRLPVFDGDYIATLSRFLSSDATGTAGVTLVVNGAEANGPGVSASGVASVKINQNPYTALYASPGRARIEITTKGGTPQFHGSVNALGRNSIFDARNPFARIKPPESRLYLEGALTGPLAIGKKTTFLVTGNHDNNRQQAIVLAATPSGDVQSNVANPTTHDFYSARVFRTLREADQLWIGYSYERRVVQNAGIGGTVLPEAGTNTRVAEHEVNIGYTRVLSPHLINQFRFLVGKNENRIDSLTPQPGIIVSGAFTGGGAQADFKRTENHADGADIVTYTRGKQEIKFGIDMPDTSRRAFIDRTNALGTYTFSSLANYTAGTPALYVTQRGQPRVTFWETIFGGIFEDTIRLRPNLSVAAGFRYYFQNYFHNVPFNIAPRLSFAYAPSAKGRTVIRGGAGFFYDRTGPAPISDLKHFDGSTLRRYIISQPAYPFPSNGTTALPTSVVQLDPRIRMPSTLQFSLGVEEQVTHSSTLSITYLGSRGMNLFRSIDANAPLPGTTVRPNPSLGQVRLIQPEGYAKGNSLEISFRGRPTSYFSGQVQYILSKSYNNTQGITYFPGSSNSPLNDWSRSDNDRRHKFDLLGTFHAKDYFTLGTALSLYSGLPVNILTGSDNNGDGVTNDRPAGVHRNALHGPGYAGLDFNLAHDFRLTKEKKSGQTLTVSVNSFNMVNRTNPTTYVGVITSPFFGRAVAAQPPRRMQFNLEWKF
- a CDS encoding SDR family NAD(P)-dependent oxidoreductase, with the protein product MLPTLSLQGKVALITGGSRGIGAATVRLFRQAGAQVVFNYRSAAMQAMQLTEECGPEETCPVQQDLSTVEDGRALVAAAVKAFGRLDILVANHGIWPPVDQPIGSMEDSQWRTTLGVNLDSVFGLVSASTAQMQQQALDAHGTRGHIVLVASTAAQRGEAFHADYAASKGALLSLTKSLSTELAPQGILANCVAPGWVQTEMSAEALNGPSASKYLATIPLGRAAYPQEIAGPILFLCTPLAGFISGEIFNVNGGAVLVG
- the fabZ gene encoding 3-hydroxyacyl-ACP dehydratase FabZ, whose product is METVATPETPAVAAPKRTMDINEVMSYLPHRYPFLLIDRVLDLEPQKRIVCLKNVTINEQFFNGHFPGQPMMPGVLMVEAMAQAGCILMMSEFEDRSDKLMVFTGIDGAKFRRPVTPGDQLRIEATVLQLRSRAVKMTGTVHVDGKLVCEATITSQMVTRTPQKKQEEPA
- the lpxA gene encoding acyl-ACP--UDP-N-acetylglucosamine O-acyltransferase — its product is MSIHPTAIIAEGAVIPASCTVGPYSTIGPNVVLGENNTLVSHVVLDGHTTLGNGNRISPFACIGIPPQDLKYKGEPTRVVIGDNNDIRESANISRGTVGGGGLTQLGSGNLLMCFTHIGHDSLVGDQCIFANNATLAGHVVVGDFAVVGAFSAVHQFCSVGKYAYIGGGTMATQDVMPYSLTSATRENHAYSINKVGLERRGFTPEEIKQLRAAYRLINGSKLNMSDALAAIQEKVTAGEFGEKVAYLADFIAQSKRGVIK
- a CDS encoding LpxI family protein; the encoded protein is MSEGKLGLIAGNGRFPFLLLEAARAHGLTVVVAAIKEETEPEIDDIAARDPQVRVHWLSLGELSKLIDTFHKEGVSRAVMAGQVKHKQIFSSIRPDWRLAKLLLNLRTRNTDMLLGAVAKVLSDEGIELISSTQYLEPLLAKSGVLTARAPDEQELADIEYGRKVALGIAGFDLGQTVVIAAQACVAVEAMEGTDATIARAGEIFQSLEDESSTLARRLTVIKVAKPRQDMRFDVPVIGLKTLQTMIAAGATCLSIEAGRTLVFDQAAIVAAADAAGITIAVTPA
- a CDS encoding peroxiredoxin, coding for MRKGWFAAVVVAGLIATGSLAIRARAAEGFLPVGSKAPEFSAISQEDKAVHLSDYKGKWVVLYFYPKDQTTGCTLEAHNFQRDMKKYEAAKAVVLGVSLDTVESHKTWCSKDTFSFKLLADPEHKVIDAYNVPIAERGTMKFAARTTYLIDPKGNVAKVWEVKDIPNHSDEILATIASHK